The following are encoded in a window of Telmatobacter sp. DSM 110680 genomic DNA:
- a CDS encoding FG-GAP-like repeat-containing protein codes for MAPGSDQYVTEKYAFEIESAFRRWSETLKNSPHDHSVLTECTEEAIQTGSFSNVKETKVRSSFGIDVVKRKFDDTPVTGRKNLLKEVDAWLGPLTKVETAEFEIFGIEQISSAPLTVRVDVRYDLVAQRSDDRREERVGSWRMVWLRDASQSWKALRWEAGEETQGSVRGLAFVDVTTPALGHAESYTKQLAHGADYWRTVLDGAIGVDVYGNNGVAAGDFDNDGFDDLYVCQPAGLPNRLYRNRGDGTFEDVTQRAGVGVLDNTACALFADFDNKGVQDLLVVCGTGPLLFRNQGDGTFALKRDAFKFARQPQGTFTHAAIADYDRDGRLDIYFCMYMYYLGLDQYHYPIPYYDARNGPPNCLFHNEGNGNFVETTDAAGLNADNDRYSFACAWGDSNSNGQPDLFVANDFGSSQLYRNNGDGTFTVVSSQAHVEGVGAGMSCCWADFDNDGRQDIYVPSMWEAAGQRVSGQKQFHESAPERIRELYQRHARGNALYRNKGDGTFENVGKHAAVEMGRWSWSSDFWDIDHDGYVDLYVANGYLSGTERNDLASFFWRQVVAKSSEDSTPAPAYEHGWQAINELVRSDNTWHGYARNVMLANNRDGTFTEISGLVGLDFLDDSRAFALADIDHDGRLEVILKNRNAPQIRILHNALTEIGDSISFRLRGYKSNSDAIGAAVTVETGTLRTTKYLQAGSGFLSQHSKELFFGVGKPDGPIRATVRWPNGESQQFEELPLNHCIEIIEGQSKFGTRLFSKTPAIYERTGEVPLAESLPLQVETWLIEPLKAPGFALPDLAGKILDLNSLQGGLVLLIFWATTAPVSLEQLEHLREHRTTTAANRFSIVGLNVDPADEKEKARAFATRGQFSFPILFAGDEVAGIYNVIYRHLFDRRRNLPLPAAFLLDQQGMIVKAYQGPMNLEHLQSDLNSVPTSTASRMEKALPFKGILVQDAFQRNDFTYGVAMYQHGYLEQAAESFRQVLLTKPGNADAYYNLGTLSLRKNDFKQARQYLEKTIELRPNHPESWNNLGMMAAQQGLLDEAIRDFQKSLQLRPEYAIALLNLGNVYRRQRSFENAQECLGRALQLQPEDPETNYSMGMLYAQQSDVPHASQFLLKALELRPGYPEALNNLGVLYVHTEKYVEAEDQFKTAIRVAPAFDQSYLNLARLYALRNEKEQARNVLLNLLRVQPENTSAKQALELLQ; via the coding sequence GTGGCACCAGGGTCGGACCAGTACGTTACCGAGAAGTATGCGTTCGAAATTGAATCTGCATTCAGACGATGGAGCGAGACCCTGAAGAACTCGCCGCACGACCACTCGGTGCTTACTGAATGTACTGAAGAAGCAATTCAAACTGGGTCGTTTTCCAACGTCAAAGAGACCAAAGTGCGGTCTTCCTTCGGGATTGATGTGGTGAAAAGAAAATTCGACGACACTCCAGTGACAGGCCGTAAGAACTTGCTGAAGGAGGTCGACGCATGGCTTGGGCCACTGACGAAAGTGGAAACCGCGGAATTTGAAATTTTTGGGATCGAACAGATCTCCAGTGCGCCGCTGACGGTTCGTGTCGACGTGCGTTACGACCTTGTTGCGCAGCGGAGTGATGACCGTCGCGAAGAGCGAGTTGGATCGTGGCGCATGGTTTGGTTGCGCGATGCATCCCAATCGTGGAAGGCGCTGCGATGGGAGGCCGGTGAAGAGACACAGGGCTCAGTGCGCGGACTGGCTTTCGTCGATGTGACGACACCTGCCCTCGGCCATGCGGAATCTTACACGAAACAATTGGCGCACGGGGCCGACTACTGGCGCACAGTCCTGGATGGAGCGATCGGCGTAGATGTTTACGGCAATAATGGCGTGGCGGCTGGCGATTTCGACAACGACGGTTTCGACGACCTGTATGTTTGCCAGCCTGCAGGACTGCCAAACCGCCTGTACAGAAACCGCGGCGATGGCACGTTTGAAGATGTCACGCAAAGAGCCGGCGTGGGCGTACTCGACAATACGGCTTGCGCGCTTTTCGCTGACTTCGATAACAAGGGCGTGCAGGATCTTCTTGTAGTTTGCGGGACGGGACCGCTGCTCTTCAGGAATCAGGGCGACGGCACCTTCGCTTTGAAGCGCGATGCGTTCAAATTCGCTCGGCAGCCGCAGGGCACCTTCACGCATGCAGCGATTGCCGATTACGACCGGGACGGGCGACTCGATATCTACTTCTGTATGTACATGTATTACCTGGGCCTTGATCAATATCACTATCCGATTCCCTACTACGACGCGCGCAATGGTCCGCCGAATTGCCTCTTCCACAATGAGGGCAATGGCAATTTCGTGGAGACAACAGACGCCGCAGGATTGAATGCTGACAATGACCGCTACAGTTTTGCGTGCGCTTGGGGCGACTCCAACTCGAACGGCCAGCCGGATCTATTCGTTGCCAATGATTTTGGCAGCTCACAACTCTACCGCAACAATGGAGACGGAACATTCACCGTTGTGTCCTCGCAGGCACACGTTGAAGGCGTAGGCGCCGGCATGAGTTGCTGCTGGGCCGATTTCGACAACGACGGACGGCAAGACATTTACGTACCGAGCATGTGGGAGGCTGCGGGGCAACGCGTCTCAGGACAGAAGCAATTTCATGAGAGCGCTCCGGAACGCATTCGCGAACTCTATCAGCGGCATGCGCGCGGCAATGCGCTCTACCGCAACAAGGGTGACGGGACATTTGAGAACGTTGGAAAGCACGCGGCGGTTGAGATGGGGCGATGGTCATGGTCTTCAGATTTCTGGGACATCGATCACGATGGCTACGTCGACCTCTATGTCGCGAACGGCTACCTTTCGGGGACTGAACGAAACGATCTTGCCAGTTTCTTCTGGCGCCAAGTGGTCGCCAAATCTTCTGAAGACTCAACGCCGGCTCCTGCCTATGAGCACGGATGGCAAGCGATCAACGAGTTGGTTCGATCCGATAACACCTGGCATGGTTATGCGCGCAACGTGATGCTCGCAAACAATCGCGACGGTACATTCACCGAGATTTCCGGACTTGTCGGTTTGGATTTTCTCGATGACAGTCGTGCATTTGCGCTTGCGGATATCGATCACGACGGACGACTCGAAGTGATTCTCAAAAATCGCAACGCTCCGCAGATTCGCATACTGCACAATGCACTGACAGAGATCGGCGATTCAATCTCGTTCCGGCTGCGCGGATATAAAAGCAACAGCGATGCCATAGGAGCGGCGGTCACTGTAGAGACCGGAACGCTGCGCACAACCAAATATCTACAGGCTGGATCGGGATTTCTGTCGCAGCACTCGAAGGAGCTATTCTTCGGGGTCGGAAAGCCAGACGGACCGATCCGCGCTACGGTTCGCTGGCCGAACGGAGAGTCACAGCAGTTTGAAGAATTGCCGCTCAACCATTGCATCGAAATCATCGAGGGGCAGAGCAAGTTCGGAACACGACTTTTCAGTAAGACGCCAGCAATTTATGAGCGAACTGGGGAAGTGCCTTTAGCTGAATCGTTGCCCTTGCAGGTGGAAACGTGGTTGATTGAACCGTTGAAAGCTCCGGGATTCGCTTTACCCGATCTCGCCGGGAAGATTCTCGATCTTAATTCTCTGCAAGGTGGATTGGTCTTGCTGATTTTTTGGGCCACAACGGCTCCGGTAAGCCTTGAACAGCTTGAGCACCTCCGTGAGCATCGGACCACTACCGCAGCCAATCGCTTCTCGATCGTGGGGTTAAACGTTGACCCCGCGGACGAGAAAGAAAAGGCGCGCGCTTTTGCAACACGAGGACAGTTTTCGTTTCCTATTCTGTTTGCAGGCGATGAAGTAGCCGGCATTTACAACGTCATTTATCGCCATCTCTTCGACCGACGCAGGAACCTGCCTCTTCCGGCTGCATTCCTGCTGGATCAACAGGGAATGATTGTTAAGGCGTATCAAGGGCCGATGAACCTTGAACACTTGCAGTCGGACTTGAACTCCGTGCCCACGAGCACGGCTAGTCGCATGGAAAAGGCCCTGCCGTTCAAAGGGATTCTCGTTCAGGATGCCTTTCAGCGGAACGACTTTACATATGGCGTCGCAATGTATCAGCATGGCTACCTTGAGCAGGCGGCGGAGTCATTTCGGCAGGTCCTGCTTACAAAACCGGGTAACGCCGACGCTTATTACAACCTGGGCACACTCAGTCTCAGGAAGAACGATTTCAAACAGGCGCGACAGTATCTTGAGAAGACGATTGAGTTGAGACCCAATCATCCCGAGTCGTGGAACAATCTTGGAATGATGGCCGCTCAACAAGGACTGCTCGACGAAGCGATCAGAGATTTTCAGAAGTCGCTTCAACTCAGGCCTGAGTATGCTATTGCGCTGCTGAATCTTGGAAATGTTTACCGCCGTCAGCGTTCGTTTGAGAATGCGCAGGAATGTTTAGGCCGCGCACTCCAACTGCAGCCGGAAGATCCGGAAACGAACTACAGCATGGGAATGCTTTACGCGCAACAGAGTGACGTGCCGCATGCTAGCCAATTCTTGCTGAAAGCGTTGGAGTTGCGCCCTGGCTATCCCGAAGCGCTCAATAATCTTGGCGTCCTTTATGTGCACACCGAGAAGTACGTAGAGGCGGAAGACCAATTCAAGACCGCAATCCGAGTGGCTCCAGCTTTTGACCAGTCCTATCTCAATCTCGCGCGACTTTACGCATTACGCAATGAGAAGGAGCAGGCAAGAAATGTGCTGCTCAATTTGCTGCGCGTACAACCGGAAAACACATCCGCGAAGCAAGCATTGGAATTGCTGCAATGA
- a CDS encoding tetratricopeptide repeat protein — protein sequence MAFCPSVCHVSMAQQKSAKASDDFEQAATLAQQGRVAEAKTATLEALQKHPSSVEGYNLLGIIDTNQHDYSSALEAFKKALQIAPKSVKTYNNIGNAYVAMKNLDSAEKAFRMGLRLDPGNQDGNYNLGVLMMMKGDALGAIPHFEKVNTRKIAARFNLIRAYFETRRVEDALRIAREVSTQGQDDVQVHFSLGVLLASQKQYKAAQLELEKADSLQPETFEIIYNLGQVYLREGENSKSELALSRAMKLKPDSVETMYMSAQAYTNESRPLDALDLLLRAHKLAPENVDVIFLMAQISMSQNYFEDAIPLLESGIQIAPQRADLVAALGESYFMAGKVDKAIDQFTKLLKIENSARSYSFLGLSYRNLGRFDEAKKYFEAGIKLDPHSTLCLFNLGFIAERQGDAAGAENYFQQALRFNPDFSDALLELANLRMAAKKLPEAVELLRRYVRVSRDPANGYYKLAMAERSLHETAAADRDLNSFKTMSKNSSSGPLPFENLFNYLNNRSTLAPGARSQLDLAELTNEVKKHPDQPENLYLLAEAYLKTGDVAAARSTIAQLDQLGNEDFRTLAGIGVLLARFHLYDDAIEHFQRGLQTNPDSDDLKFDLANAYFRKREYSHALDVAQGVSPDEHKDDAYLALLGDIYAHMGNAEAAQKIFEDEIARNPDDDQAYLSLALMNLRIGNIDEARRILQKGQKRIPGSGKLYWGLGLTAALLGNSKDAAENLERSVDLLPEWAGGYSTLGVFYFETGQIGKAREVLDRFRNSSANASLDIERIAQVLDQAAPANVAEKEPTNLADKAQFLQLALSLADRTL from the coding sequence ATGGCCTTTTGCCCCAGTGTTTGCCACGTCAGCATGGCGCAGCAGAAGTCGGCAAAGGCTTCAGATGACTTCGAGCAAGCCGCAACGCTGGCGCAGCAAGGACGTGTTGCGGAGGCCAAGACGGCAACATTGGAGGCGCTCCAGAAGCATCCCTCCAGCGTCGAGGGTTACAACTTGCTCGGGATCATCGATACAAATCAGCACGATTACTCCAGCGCACTTGAGGCTTTCAAGAAGGCTCTTCAGATCGCTCCCAAATCGGTGAAGACTTACAACAACATTGGCAATGCCTATGTCGCCATGAAGAATCTGGATTCGGCAGAGAAGGCCTTTCGCATGGGTTTGCGACTGGATCCGGGCAACCAGGACGGCAATTACAACCTGGGCGTTCTGATGATGATGAAAGGCGACGCTCTCGGAGCCATCCCTCACTTCGAGAAAGTGAATACGCGGAAGATCGCCGCGCGCTTCAACCTGATTCGCGCATACTTTGAGACTAGGCGAGTTGAAGACGCACTTCGCATCGCCAGGGAAGTCTCAACGCAAGGCCAGGATGATGTGCAGGTACATTTCTCTCTTGGAGTGCTTCTGGCGTCACAGAAACAGTACAAAGCTGCCCAACTCGAGTTGGAGAAGGCGGATTCTCTTCAGCCCGAGACGTTTGAGATTATCTACAACCTCGGGCAGGTCTACCTTCGCGAAGGAGAGAATTCAAAGTCCGAACTTGCGCTAAGTCGCGCGATGAAGCTTAAGCCTGACTCAGTTGAAACAATGTATATGTCGGCACAGGCATACACAAACGAGTCACGCCCCCTTGACGCGCTGGATCTCCTGTTGCGCGCGCACAAACTGGCGCCCGAGAACGTCGATGTGATCTTTCTAATGGCGCAGATCAGCATGTCGCAGAACTATTTTGAAGACGCGATCCCGCTATTGGAGTCGGGGATACAGATCGCTCCTCAGCGGGCTGATTTAGTCGCGGCTCTCGGCGAGAGCTACTTTATGGCGGGCAAGGTTGACAAGGCGATCGACCAATTCACAAAGTTGCTAAAGATCGAGAACTCCGCGCGTTCTTATTCGTTCCTGGGACTTTCCTACAGAAATCTGGGGAGATTCGACGAAGCGAAGAAGTACTTCGAGGCAGGGATCAAACTCGACCCTCATAGCACGTTATGCCTCTTCAATCTCGGTTTCATTGCCGAGCGCCAGGGAGATGCGGCCGGTGCGGAGAATTATTTTCAGCAAGCGCTTCGTTTTAATCCTGACTTTTCTGACGCGCTGCTGGAGCTTGCAAATCTACGCATGGCAGCGAAGAAGCTTCCGGAGGCAGTGGAACTGCTGCGAAGATACGTCCGCGTAAGCCGCGACCCGGCCAATGGCTACTACAAGCTGGCCATGGCCGAGCGCAGCCTGCACGAAACTGCTGCCGCGGACCGTGACTTGAATTCGTTCAAGACGATGTCAAAAAACTCATCAAGCGGTCCTCTTCCTTTTGAGAACCTCTTCAACTATCTCAATAATCGCTCTACGCTGGCTCCCGGTGCGCGTAGTCAACTCGACCTGGCGGAGTTGACCAATGAAGTAAAAAAGCACCCCGACCAACCTGAGAATCTGTACCTCTTGGCCGAAGCGTACTTAAAAACGGGAGACGTGGCTGCCGCGAGAAGTACGATTGCGCAGCTCGATCAACTCGGGAACGAAGACTTTCGCACGCTGGCCGGCATAGGCGTTTTACTCGCCAGATTTCATTTGTACGATGACGCCATCGAACATTTCCAGCGAGGACTGCAAACAAATCCAGACTCAGACGATTTGAAATTCGATTTGGCAAATGCATATTTCCGGAAGCGTGAATATTCCCATGCACTCGACGTCGCACAGGGTGTCTCGCCCGATGAGCACAAAGATGATGCCTACTTGGCGTTGCTCGGCGATATATACGCTCACATGGGAAATGCAGAGGCAGCTCAAAAGATCTTTGAGGATGAAATTGCCCGGAATCCTGATGACGATCAGGCGTACCTGTCACTGGCACTCATGAATTTGCGCATCGGCAACATCGATGAAGCGAGACGGATTCTGCAGAAAGGCCAGAAACGAATTCCCGGCTCGGGCAAGTTGTATTGGGGCCTCGGGCTTACGGCAGCTCTATTAGGGAATTCAAAGGACGCAGCAGAGAACCTCGAACGCTCGGTCGATTTGCTTCCCGAGTGGGCCGGAGGTTATTCAACCCTTGGCGTTTTCTACTTTGAAACGGGACAGATCGGCAAGGCCCGGGAAGTGCTTGACCGCTTCAGAAACAGCAGCGCAAATGCCAGCCTGGATATCGAGAGGATTGCGCAGGTCCTGGATCAGGCCGCCCCAGCGAATGTGGCGGAAAAAGAGCCTACTAATTTGGCGGACAAGGCACAATTTCTGCAACTGGCGTTGTCACTTGCAGACAGAACACTATGA
- a CDS encoding CRTAC1 family protein, whose protein sequence is MALALIVGCASFLTITMAYIEIASAQKSAKTESKPIGVAFTDIRKAAGITFVQDSTETDEKYYLETMGTGVAWIDYDQDGLMDLYFVQAGATDAYKPAKQLRSALYHNNGDGTFTDVTEKAGVGGEGHYGQGVAVGDFDNDGYPDLFVTGYGRAILYHNNGNGTFTDVTAKAGLADEGKWSTSAAWVDFDKDGWLDLVVTNYLEWTPKNNEWCGERAPGYRSYCSPNNYHGQKTKLYRNNHDGTFTDVSDKSGIGAAESKGMGVAAADFNNDGWPDIAIANDTWPNFLFENKHDGTFSDESLISGLAASEDGRYEAGMGIDAADMDGDGFLDVYITHLDFELNRLYHNNGDGTFTDVTYSSGIGNKAITLSGVAAKFIDYDNDGWPDIVQANGAMVDNVKLYHSEVSYKEPLLMFHNLGGGHFEKVSDSLGPDFNQPVAGRGLATADFLNDGAVGLAVVCRGDFPELLRNDGGNANHWLEVLLIGTKSNRDGIGSALKVTSEGIAHVEQSKGGTSYMSASDPRIHFGLGKRSKIQSLVITWPSGQVDKLMDVPIDQIIAVKEGVGIVPHPFPKVPRK, encoded by the coding sequence ATGGCACTGGCGCTCATCGTTGGCTGCGCTTCTTTTCTGACTATCACAATGGCATACATTGAGATCGCGTCCGCTCAGAAGTCGGCAAAGACAGAGAGTAAGCCGATCGGCGTTGCCTTTACCGATATTCGCAAGGCAGCCGGGATCACTTTTGTGCAGGATTCCACCGAGACGGATGAGAAGTATTACCTGGAAACCATGGGCACTGGCGTGGCGTGGATCGACTACGACCAGGACGGCCTGATGGATTTGTATTTTGTTCAGGCAGGCGCGACTGATGCCTACAAACCAGCGAAGCAACTGCGCTCGGCTCTCTATCACAACAATGGCGACGGAACGTTTACCGACGTGACAGAGAAGGCCGGTGTGGGGGGTGAGGGGCATTATGGACAGGGCGTCGCCGTTGGCGACTTCGATAACGACGGATATCCCGATCTGTTTGTCACCGGCTACGGACGCGCAATTCTCTATCACAACAATGGCAATGGCACCTTTACCGATGTGACGGCGAAAGCTGGATTGGCGGATGAGGGTAAGTGGTCGACGAGCGCAGCATGGGTCGACTTCGATAAGGATGGCTGGCTTGACTTGGTCGTAACCAACTACCTTGAGTGGACGCCGAAGAATAACGAGTGGTGCGGTGAACGCGCTCCTGGCTATCGCTCCTACTGTAGTCCCAACAACTATCACGGCCAGAAGACGAAGTTGTACCGGAACAATCATGATGGGACGTTCACGGACGTGAGCGACAAGTCCGGAATTGGTGCAGCCGAGTCGAAAGGCATGGGCGTGGCCGCGGCTGACTTCAACAACGACGGCTGGCCCGACATTGCCATAGCGAACGACACGTGGCCGAATTTCCTTTTTGAGAACAAGCACGACGGGACTTTTTCAGACGAATCGCTGATCTCGGGTTTGGCGGCCAGCGAGGACGGGCGCTATGAAGCAGGAATGGGCATCGACGCCGCAGATATGGATGGCGACGGATTTCTCGATGTCTACATTACGCATCTTGATTTCGAGTTGAACCGCCTTTATCACAACAATGGAGATGGCACATTCACCGACGTCACGTACAGCTCTGGAATCGGCAACAAAGCGATAACTCTCAGTGGTGTCGCTGCAAAGTTCATTGACTATGACAATGACGGCTGGCCCGATATTGTCCAGGCAAACGGAGCCATGGTGGACAATGTGAAGCTCTATCACAGCGAAGTCTCCTATAAAGAGCCGCTGCTTATGTTCCATAACCTGGGTGGTGGCCACTTCGAAAAAGTTTCAGATTCGCTTGGCCCTGACTTCAATCAGCCGGTGGCGGGCCGGGGCCTCGCGACTGCCGATTTCTTAAACGATGGCGCAGTCGGTCTCGCAGTGGTATGCAGAGGTGATTTTCCTGAACTTCTGCGCAACGATGGCGGCAATGCGAACCACTGGCTCGAGGTCCTTCTTATCGGCACAAAATCCAATCGCGATGGAATTGGTTCAGCTCTGAAAGTGACTTCGGAAGGGATCGCTCATGTGGAGCAGTCGAAGGGCGGCACAAGCTACATGTCTGCCAGCGACCCTCGGATACATTTCGGACTCGGCAAGCGAAGCAAGATTCAATCATTGGTCATCACCTGGCCAAGTGGGCAGGTGGATAAGCTTATGGATGTGCCGATCGATCAGATCATCGCGGTAAAAGAGGGTGTTGGGATTGTGCCGCATCCTTTTCCCAAGGTTCCACGCAAATGA
- a CDS encoding CRTAC1 family protein, with amino-acid sequence MIIPRRRFLGSSLFVLGASLLDRLTTPLWAWNERARLDATVAATPASPVQFIDVAERAGLNIPNVWGGVDKKRIIIETKGSGIAFFDYDNDGWLDIYLTNGSRLDQNWAPGKEPTTHLFKNNRDGTFIDVTEKSGLGRSGWQTGVCVGDYDNDGWDDLFCTFWGHNILFHNNGNGTFTDVTRKAGLQQDHGRWGTGCTFFDYDRDGHLDLFVCNFVKLDPDKPLTMDQQSFCQWKGVPTMCGPRGLPGDTNILYRNNGDGTFKDVSEKAGILKPGPRYSITSISYDFDNDGWPDIYVAVDSEPSILFKNNHDGTFTDIAVMAGCAYNDDGHEQAGMGLGVADYDCDGWFDIFKTNFADDTCNLYHNNGDGTFTDLSFDSGVGINNSYVAWGCGFIDYDNDGWSDIVQVNGHVYPEIDHYNFGETFKNPRLVYKNLGNGHFKDVSATMGPGMTAKYSSRGAAFGDFDNDGGMDVLVLNMNELPSLLKNIGGNKQNWIKIKLVGTKCNRTAIGARVRVVTGKHIQMDEVSSGTSVMSQNDLRLHFGLGTVETVDMIEVKWPTTQKLEKFVRVKANQIITIREGDGIVSTMKPHAG; translated from the coding sequence ATGATCATTCCACGCCGCCGCTTCCTCGGGTCTTCTCTTTTTGTGCTTGGCGCTTCTTTGCTTGACAGGCTGACGACTCCGCTTTGGGCTTGGAATGAAAGAGCGCGGCTTGATGCCACTGTTGCGGCAACGCCCGCTTCTCCTGTCCAATTCATAGACGTCGCGGAGAGGGCGGGTTTGAACATTCCCAACGTGTGGGGAGGCGTCGACAAGAAGCGAATCATCATTGAGACGAAGGGCAGTGGCATCGCCTTCTTTGACTATGACAACGACGGATGGCTCGACATCTATCTCACCAATGGAAGCCGCCTCGACCAGAACTGGGCACCGGGAAAAGAGCCTACGACACATCTCTTCAAGAACAATCGTGACGGAACATTCATAGACGTAACGGAGAAGTCCGGCCTTGGACGCTCCGGATGGCAGACGGGTGTGTGCGTAGGCGATTACGACAACGACGGCTGGGATGACCTGTTCTGCACTTTCTGGGGTCACAACATTCTTTTCCATAACAACGGAAACGGAACTTTCACCGATGTCACGCGCAAGGCCGGCCTCCAGCAAGATCACGGTCGGTGGGGCACGGGCTGTACATTTTTCGATTACGACCGGGATGGACACCTCGATCTATTCGTATGCAACTTCGTCAAGCTTGATCCCGATAAGCCCCTGACGATGGATCAACAGAGTTTTTGCCAATGGAAGGGTGTGCCCACCATGTGTGGTCCGCGCGGACTTCCTGGAGACACAAACATCCTCTACCGCAACAATGGAGACGGCACATTTAAAGATGTATCGGAGAAAGCCGGAATCCTGAAGCCGGGGCCGCGCTATTCCATCACTTCGATCTCTTATGACTTTGACAATGATGGATGGCCCGACATCTATGTGGCAGTTGATTCGGAGCCAAGCATCCTGTTCAAGAACAACCACGACGGTACATTCACCGATATAGCGGTTATGGCGGGCTGCGCTTACAACGATGACGGCCATGAGCAGGCGGGCATGGGACTCGGCGTCGCAGACTACGATTGCGATGGCTGGTTTGACATCTTCAAAACAAACTTCGCAGACGATACGTGCAACCTGTACCACAACAATGGCGACGGCACATTTACCGACCTGTCGTTCGATTCCGGCGTCGGCATCAATAACAGTTACGTGGCTTGGGGGTGCGGCTTTATTGACTACGACAACGACGGCTGGTCAGACATTGTCCAAGTGAATGGGCATGTATACCCGGAGATTGACCACTATAACTTTGGCGAGACTTTCAAGAACCCAAGACTCGTCTACAAAAATCTTGGCAACGGGCACTTCAAAGATGTTTCGGCAACGATGGGACCCGGCATGACTGCGAAATATTCCAGCCGGGGCGCGGCATTCGGCGACTTCGACAACGATGGTGGCATGGATGTGCTGGTCCTGAATATGAACGAATTGCCATCGCTGCTCAAGAACATCGGAGGCAACAAACAGAACTGGATCAAGATCAAGCTGGTGGGCACAAAGTGCAATCGAACGGCGATCGGCGCACGCGTCCGCGTCGTAACAGGAAAACATATCCAGATGGACGAAGTAAGCAGCGGCACCAGCGTCATGTCGCAGAATGATCTGCGGCTTCATTTCGGACTCGGCACCGTTGAGACCGTGGACATGATCGAGGTGAAGTGGCCCACGACCCAGAAACTTGAAAAGTTTGTGCGGGTGAAGGCCAACCAGATCATCACTATTCGCGAGGGTGACGGCATTGTGTCGACGATGAAGCCACACGCGGGCTAG